The following proteins come from a genomic window of Streptomyces sp. Sge12:
- a CDS encoding LeuA family protein, translating to MSGTESPARKIRVCDTTLRDGEQTCGVAFQVEEKVKIARLLDDMGVDVIDAGFPASSQADQDAVRGMAELGLNARVVAFCRPNRAEIDLARACGADSIYTFVPTSDVHMRVKFGGTDSAVRDRLKREMADGIAYAKGLGMYVGCGSEDATRTSYDYLEEVLVLAQESGADLVGVADTVGSTTPDAFRALIQRLRSQIHVTLSLHCHNDFGLATANTVAGILGGADEVQCTINGLGERAGNASLEEVTVALTQLYGFETNVDLSRLRPMSELIAGLSGIEVSPMKPIVGGNAFSHESGLHVSSVMKDSTAYEPLRPELVGHTRRIVMGKHSGKGIIAHVLDAHGLAYDDEVLGAVLREVKEVSVLSKSSVTEAQVVEIHRKRTALVV from the coding sequence ATGAGCGGGACCGAATCCCCGGCGCGGAAGATCCGCGTCTGTGACACCACGCTCCGCGACGGTGAGCAGACCTGCGGAGTGGCCTTCCAGGTCGAGGAGAAGGTGAAGATCGCCCGTCTCCTCGACGACATGGGCGTCGACGTCATCGACGCCGGCTTCCCGGCCTCCTCGCAGGCCGACCAGGACGCCGTGCGCGGCATGGCCGAGCTGGGCCTGAACGCCCGTGTGGTGGCGTTCTGCCGGCCGAACCGCGCCGAGATCGATCTCGCCAGGGCGTGCGGCGCCGACTCCATCTACACCTTCGTGCCGACGTCCGACGTGCACATGCGGGTGAAGTTCGGCGGTACGGACAGCGCGGTGCGCGACCGGCTGAAGCGGGAGATGGCCGACGGCATCGCCTACGCCAAGGGCCTCGGCATGTACGTCGGCTGCGGCTCCGAGGACGCCACCCGGACCTCGTACGACTACCTGGAGGAGGTCCTCGTACTGGCCCAGGAGAGCGGGGCGGACCTGGTCGGCGTGGCGGACACGGTCGGCTCCACGACCCCCGACGCGTTCCGGGCGCTCATCCAGCGGCTGCGCTCGCAGATCCACGTGACGCTCTCGCTGCACTGCCACAACGACTTCGGGCTGGCCACGGCCAATACGGTCGCGGGCATCCTGGGCGGCGCGGACGAGGTGCAGTGCACCATCAACGGGCTCGGCGAGCGGGCGGGCAATGCCTCCCTGGAGGAGGTGACGGTGGCCCTCACCCAGCTGTACGGGTTCGAGACCAATGTCGACCTGTCGCGGCTGAGGCCCATGTCGGAGCTGATCGCCGGCCTGTCGGGCATCGAGGTCAGCCCGATGAAGCCGATCGTCGGCGGGAACGCCTTCTCGCACGAGTCGGGGCTGCACGTGTCCTCGGTGATGAAGGACTCCACCGCCTACGAGCCCCTGCGGCCCGAACTGGTGGGCCACACGCGGCGGATCGTCATGGGCAAGCACTCCGGCAAGGGGATCATCGCCCACGTCCTGGACGCCCACGGGCTCGCGTACGACGACGAGGTCCTCGGCGCGGTGCTCCGCGAGGTCAAGGAGGTCTCGGTGCTGTCGAAGTCCAGCGTCACCGAGGCGCAGGTCGTGGAGATCCACCGCAAGCGAACGGCCCTGGTGGTATGA
- a CDS encoding chorismate mutase — protein MTNPTPESLLQPFRERLEALDQQLAELVAARLAICCEVAEVKRANGIPMMQPNRVAAVREAYAARGERLDLSPDFMRSLATLLIDEACRLEDEIIDAPAAAGAEALR, from the coding sequence GTGACGAACCCTACTCCCGAAAGCCTGCTCCAGCCGTTCCGGGAGCGGCTGGAGGCACTGGACCAGCAGCTGGCCGAACTGGTGGCGGCGCGCCTGGCGATCTGCTGCGAGGTGGCCGAGGTCAAGCGGGCCAACGGCATTCCGATGATGCAGCCGAACCGGGTCGCCGCGGTCCGCGAGGCGTACGCGGCCCGCGGCGAACGGCTGGACCTGTCACCCGATTTCATGCGCTCACTGGCGACCCTGCTCATCGACGAGGCGTGCCGCCTGGAGGACGAGATCATCGACGCTCCCGCGGCCGCCGGCGCGGAGGCACTGCGATGA
- a CDS encoding 3-deoxy-7-phosphoheptulonate synthase has product MPHGISLIDKPGWYAGEPYPADALEHIAALPAAQQPDWAEHPELGPVVGELRTAPGLVGPRDISRFGLLIAEAAQGNVSILQAGDCAEDPADSTPEAVGAKVRMLDVLASALSEITGRPTVRVGRMAGQYAKPRSRPTERHGDRELPVFRGHMVNRPEPDAAARAHDPRRLVDCYRAAHAVFESLRTDTGWDFRNTWTSHEALVLDYELPLIRGDGPGRAFLTSTHWPWLGERTRSAGGAHVRLLSVVENPVACKVGPTTTPAELLELCRLLDPERRPGRLTLIARQGAGRVRQNLPALVGAVRRAGHPVVWMCDPMHGNTVTAPDGRKTRLVEEMVQEIEGFLDAVESGRGTAGGLHLEATPDRVLECVLDAEGMSGLAGRSRPLCDPRLNVEQALDVVSAWRA; this is encoded by the coding sequence ATGCCGCACGGCATATCTCTGATCGACAAACCGGGCTGGTACGCGGGGGAACCGTACCCGGCCGACGCACTGGAGCACATCGCCGCGCTGCCGGCGGCCCAGCAGCCCGACTGGGCCGAGCACCCCGAACTCGGCCCGGTCGTCGGGGAGCTGCGCACAGCCCCGGGACTGGTCGGCCCCCGCGACATCAGCCGCTTCGGCCTCCTGATCGCCGAGGCCGCGCAGGGGAACGTGAGCATCCTGCAGGCCGGGGACTGCGCCGAGGACCCGGCCGACAGTACGCCCGAGGCGGTGGGCGCCAAGGTCCGCATGCTCGATGTCCTCGCCTCGGCGCTGTCGGAGATCACCGGGCGGCCGACGGTCCGGGTGGGCCGCATGGCCGGCCAGTACGCCAAGCCGCGCTCCCGGCCTACGGAGCGCCACGGGGACCGTGAACTGCCGGTGTTCCGCGGCCACATGGTGAACCGGCCGGAGCCGGACGCGGCGGCCCGCGCCCACGACCCGCGCCGGCTCGTGGACTGCTACCGGGCCGCGCACGCGGTGTTCGAGAGCCTGCGCACGGACACCGGATGGGACTTCCGGAACACCTGGACCAGCCACGAGGCGCTCGTCCTGGACTACGAGCTCCCGCTGATCCGGGGCGACGGGCCGGGCCGGGCGTTCCTGACGTCCACGCACTGGCCCTGGCTCGGCGAGCGCACCCGCTCCGCCGGCGGGGCCCATGTGCGCCTGCTCTCCGTGGTGGAGAACCCGGTGGCCTGCAAGGTCGGGCCGACGACGACCCCCGCCGAACTGCTCGAACTGTGCAGGCTGCTCGACCCGGAGCGCCGGCCCGGCCGGCTCACCCTGATCGCCCGCCAGGGCGCCGGCCGGGTACGGCAGAACCTCCCCGCCCTCGTCGGGGCCGTACGCCGGGCCGGGCATCCGGTGGTCTGGATGTGCGACCCGATGCACGGGAACACCGTGACCGCCCCGGACGGCCGCAAGACCCGCCTCGTCGAGGAGATGGTCCAGGAAATCGAGGGCTTCCTGGACGCGGTGGAGTCGGGCCGCGGCACCGCCGGGGGGCTCCACCTGGAGGCCACCCCCGACCGGGTGCTGGAGTGCGTCCTCGACGCCGAGGGCATGTCCGGGCTCGCCGGCCGGAGCAGACCGCTGTGCGACCCCCGGCTGAATGTGGAACAGGCGCTCGACGTGGTCTCCGCCTGGCGCGCCTGA
- a CDS encoding GNAT family N-acetyltransferase, whose translation MGTEVVVVRSAADVGREEWDALVPPAQVYLSHDWLSAVEECFGFELVLFLLRDGERTVAAVQGLLVRDPDAFPYHDPTGALFGEYEIDHLTQALGRDRSPQESAEAAALLAAVVRTEAGHTRASGYPALVMTSPYGYASGVLTLPGIDRRAAIGELLSGVEAFCRDEAVPSQSFLWESGADEDLHRALADHGYLEFLSDLEYDLDTGPSTSLEEYLGTLERKRRNVARAEIRKFAEGGMRVERITDPDPAVLARCAELSEGQQKKYGLPVDRAAMERLFTALVAAPRLGPALYVVRREETEGADFGGFLLCLEAGGVLHPKFLGFDDAAVGATYSYFNLVFYHLVELAVGGDAHRIAYGMGSADAKRLRGCRPAAVRGWIRFSSPAAQRRIEPYVAVFDCLKKQLLGNQDGRVLR comes from the coding sequence GTGGGAACTGAGGTCGTCGTCGTACGGTCGGCGGCGGATGTGGGCCGCGAGGAGTGGGACGCGCTGGTCCCCCCGGCGCAGGTGTACCTCTCCCACGACTGGCTGAGCGCGGTCGAGGAGTGCTTCGGCTTCGAGCTGGTCCTGTTCCTGCTGCGGGACGGGGAGCGGACCGTGGCCGCGGTGCAGGGTCTGCTGGTCCGGGACCCGGACGCCTTCCCGTACCACGATCCGACGGGTGCGCTCTTCGGCGAGTACGAGATCGACCACCTCACGCAGGCCCTGGGCCGCGACCGGTCGCCGCAGGAGTCCGCCGAGGCGGCGGCCCTGCTCGCCGCCGTCGTGCGCACGGAGGCCGGCCACACGCGGGCGTCCGGCTATCCGGCGCTCGTGATGACCAGTCCCTACGGGTACGCGAGCGGGGTGCTCACGCTGCCGGGCATCGACCGGCGGGCCGCAATCGGCGAACTGCTGAGCGGGGTCGAGGCGTTCTGCCGGGACGAGGCGGTCCCCTCGCAGTCCTTCCTGTGGGAGTCCGGCGCGGACGAGGACCTGCACCGCGCCCTCGCCGACCACGGCTACCTGGAGTTCCTCTCCGACCTGGAGTACGACCTCGACACCGGGCCCAGCACCTCCCTGGAGGAGTACCTGGGCACCTTGGAACGCAAGCGCCGCAATGTCGCCCGGGCCGAGATCCGCAAGTTCGCCGAGGGCGGGATGCGGGTCGAGCGGATCACGGACCCGGACCCGGCGGTGCTCGCCCGCTGCGCCGAACTCTCCGAGGGCCAGCAGAAGAAGTACGGGCTGCCGGTCGACCGGGCGGCGATGGAGCGGCTGTTCACCGCGCTCGTCGCCGCGCCGCGACTGGGTCCCGCGCTGTACGTGGTGCGCCGCGAGGAGACGGAGGGAGCCGACTTCGGCGGCTTCCTGCTGTGCCTCGAGGCGGGCGGCGTCCTGCACCCCAAGTTCCTCGGTTTCGACGACGCCGCCGTCGGGGCCACCTACTCCTACTTCAACCTCGTCTTCTACCACCTCGTCGAACTGGCTGTCGGCGGAGACGCACACCGCATCGCCTACGGCATGGGTTCGGCGGACGCGAAGCGGCTGCGCGGCTGCCGTCCGGCGGCGGTGCGCGGCTGGATCCGGTTCTCCTCACCTGCGGCGCAGCGGCGGATCGAGCCGTACGTCGCCGTCTTCGACTGCCTCAAGAAACAGCTTCTCGGCAACCAGGATGGACGCGTTCTGCGATGA
- a CDS encoding isocitrate/isopropylmalate dehydrogenase family protein, with translation MSTLAVIPGDGIGPEVMAEVLKVHAVVEDVFGTGLKTEVLPYSADWFLEHGDVEIDIPAIGRAYGAVLLGALGDPRVPDNRHAIRIIGGLRQQLELSVNLRPVRLRTLAHCPLKHVREVGDVDLVVVRENTEDVYVGAGGTVRGGRPGHVAMEVGVHTRWAVDRALTAAFELARSRPRHRLTLVDKSNAMPSAGPLWQGRFRALAASYPDVECDHLYVDAAAMELIRNPARFDVVVASNLFGDILSDEASMLAGGLGVAPSASYDPQDTSFFGVFEAVHGSAPDIAGTGRANPLASVMSYSLMLDRMGLRAAHRAVEGAVDEVLRGDLLTPDLGGTARTDEVGDLICRAIARHDKDR, from the coding sequence ATGAGTACCCTCGCGGTCATCCCCGGAGACGGCATCGGCCCCGAGGTCATGGCCGAGGTGCTGAAGGTGCACGCCGTGGTCGAGGACGTCTTCGGTACGGGGCTGAAGACCGAGGTACTGCCCTACAGCGCCGACTGGTTCCTCGAGCACGGGGACGTGGAGATCGACATCCCCGCGATCGGCAGGGCCTACGGCGCGGTGCTGCTCGGCGCGCTCGGCGACCCGCGCGTACCGGACAACCGGCACGCGATCCGGATCATCGGCGGGCTGCGCCAACAGCTCGAACTGAGCGTGAACCTGCGCCCGGTCCGGCTGCGCACCCTGGCCCACTGCCCCCTCAAGCACGTGCGCGAGGTCGGGGACGTGGACCTGGTCGTGGTGCGGGAGAACACGGAGGACGTGTACGTGGGGGCCGGCGGCACGGTCCGCGGCGGCCGTCCCGGCCATGTCGCCATGGAGGTCGGGGTGCACACCCGGTGGGCCGTGGACCGGGCCCTCACGGCCGCCTTCGAGCTCGCCCGCTCCCGCCCGCGCCACCGGCTCACCCTGGTGGACAAGAGCAACGCGATGCCGAGCGCCGGCCCGCTGTGGCAGGGCCGCTTCCGTGCCCTCGCCGCGTCCTACCCGGACGTGGAGTGCGACCACCTGTACGTCGACGCCGCGGCCATGGAGCTGATCCGCAATCCGGCCCGGTTCGACGTGGTGGTGGCGAGCAACCTCTTCGGGGACATCCTCAGCGACGAGGCCTCCATGCTCGCGGGCGGGCTCGGGGTCGCGCCGTCGGCGAGCTACGACCCCCAGGACACCTCGTTCTTCGGCGTCTTCGAGGCGGTGCACGGCAGCGCGCCGGACATCGCCGGCACGGGCCGGGCCAATCCGCTGGCCTCGGTGATGAGTTACTCCCTGATGCTGGACCGGATGGGGCTGCGCGCGGCGCACCGCGCCGTGGAAGGCGCCGTCGACGAGGTACTGCGCGGGGACCTGCTGACACCCGATCTGGGCGGCACCGCACGCACCGACGAGGTGGGCGATCTGATTTGCCGGGCGATCGCCCGGCACGACAAGGACCGATGA
- a CDS encoding aminotransferase class IV, protein MMNEPAKLMWWQGGIVPAGDTALTLANHSLHYGLCVFEGISAFPSGDEGHHIFRLQEHMTRFAESCRLVGTSLAQSPAELAAACHETLTANGLRRAYLRPLAFLGDGVLGLAAPGAQAQVAVLAFDVSGFDAVIRAQQPRLALSEVARLSPHAFPTKAKVSAGYLNSRIAWLDAQQRGCDDALMLDDTGAVAECTVQNVFGVRGRTLLVPDSPAALDGITLASVIELAGDLGYAVDRGPLAPADLLACDALCVASTAGGVRPVRSVDAAVFDTDNPVVAELVRTYRQAELGLLPGYAKWVSAG, encoded by the coding sequence ATGATGAACGAACCAGCGAAGCTCATGTGGTGGCAGGGCGGCATCGTCCCCGCCGGCGACACCGCGCTGACCCTCGCCAACCACAGCCTCCACTACGGACTCTGTGTCTTCGAGGGCATCTCCGCCTTCCCCTCCGGGGACGAGGGCCACCACATCTTCCGGCTCCAGGAGCACATGACCCGGTTCGCCGAGTCCTGCCGCCTGGTGGGGACCTCGCTCGCGCAGTCCCCCGCCGAGCTCGCCGCCGCCTGTCACGAGACGCTGACCGCCAACGGGCTGCGCCGGGCCTACCTGCGTCCCCTCGCCTTCCTCGGCGACGGGGTGCTCGGCCTGGCCGCGCCCGGCGCGCAGGCCCAGGTGGCGGTCCTGGCCTTCGACGTCTCGGGCTTCGACGCGGTGATCCGCGCGCAGCAGCCCCGGCTGGCCCTGTCCGAGGTGGCCCGGCTGAGCCCGCACGCCTTCCCGACCAAGGCGAAGGTGTCGGCCGGCTACCTCAATTCCAGGATCGCCTGGCTGGACGCCCAGCAGCGCGGCTGCGACGACGCGCTGATGCTGGACGACACCGGAGCGGTCGCCGAGTGCACCGTGCAGAACGTCTTCGGGGTGCGCGGCCGCACCCTGCTGGTGCCCGACTCGCCCGCCGCACTGGACGGGATCACCCTGGCCTCGGTCATCGAGCTGGCCGGCGACCTCGGGTACGCGGTGGACCGCGGCCCGCTGGCCCCGGCGGACCTGCTGGCCTGCGACGCGCTGTGCGTGGCGAGCACCGCCGGTGGCGTGCGCCCCGTACGGAGCGTGGACGCGGCCGTGTTCGACACGGACAACCCGGTGGTGGCGGAGCTCGTACGGACCTACCGGCAGGCCGAGCTGGGGCTGCTGCCCGGCTACGCGAAGTGGGTGTCGGCGGGATGA
- a CDS encoding LeuD/DmdB family oxidoreductase small subunit, whose amino-acid sequence MTLVRQLFEHKLGRPVSTGEVVDLPFDLCWGSEMTVKWALDILRDSGFSDEYIAAGLAAQRERTAFVFDHVVPTHTASMASILVELRRFAREHGIKVFDVGYDGGIQHKILIEQGLIRPGDVAVGADSHSCTAGAIGSLATGIGSTDLAMALVRGSVWMRVPEATLVRFRGSLRPHVQGKDVALYLCGLIGVHGAVYRSLEFGGPGLASLAITDRLSLSNMAVEMGAKYGLFPTDGVLADYLGDEVAYPTFAIDEDDAEYVDVIDVDLGLIEPTVALPFSPDNAVGTHQLQHLLRHWDEYEGRADLMTGVAPLARRADANGEIPVDQVFIGSCTNGHLEDLRVVADVLRGKRVKEGVRTIVIPASQKAYRAAMKEGLIDVLLEAGCYVESSSCGPCIGIKSGVLGKGEVAIFTSNRNFRGRCGDVDASVVLASPAIAARAALTGMLAPIGDRGDYYADEAAVRAGIEELFALHAAREGRAPLADSADDAPKAAPDPAAAAGTGSLAWVFGDHINTDVILPGVFCQIPDPAEYKKHIMAHAGNQPFLDHYAAAGHDLSGSVIVGGMNFGCGSSRENAPMGIKASGAPFVVAHSFARIFFRNALNIGLRLVEVGDFAYEIREGDRLVVDDERGELVNVTRGTSAPITPPSAFERELLTAGGLVAYAGEQVRAEASAG is encoded by the coding sequence ATGACACTCGTACGCCAGCTCTTCGAGCACAAACTCGGCCGTCCCGTCAGCACCGGCGAGGTCGTGGACCTGCCGTTCGACCTGTGCTGGGGCAGCGAGATGACCGTCAAGTGGGCCCTGGACATCCTGCGGGACTCCGGCTTCAGCGACGAGTACATCGCCGCCGGCCTCGCCGCACAGCGGGAGCGGACGGCTTTCGTCTTCGACCACGTCGTCCCCACCCACACCGCTTCGATGGCCTCGATCCTCGTCGAGCTGCGCCGGTTCGCCCGGGAGCACGGCATCAAGGTCTTCGACGTCGGCTACGACGGCGGCATCCAGCACAAGATCCTCATCGAGCAGGGGCTGATCCGCCCCGGCGACGTGGCGGTCGGCGCCGATTCGCACAGCTGCACCGCGGGCGCGATCGGCTCCCTCGCCACCGGCATCGGCTCCACCGACCTGGCCATGGCGCTGGTCCGGGGCAGCGTCTGGATGCGGGTGCCCGAGGCGACCCTGGTCCGCTTCCGCGGGAGCCTGCGCCCGCACGTGCAGGGCAAGGACGTGGCACTGTACCTGTGCGGCCTGATCGGGGTGCACGGCGCGGTCTACCGCAGCCTGGAGTTCGGCGGCCCCGGCCTCGCCTCCCTGGCGATCACCGACCGGCTGTCGCTGAGCAACATGGCGGTGGAGATGGGTGCCAAGTACGGCCTGTTCCCCACGGACGGGGTGCTCGCCGACTACCTGGGCGACGAGGTCGCCTACCCGACCTTCGCCATCGACGAGGACGACGCCGAGTACGTCGACGTGATCGACGTCGACCTGGGCCTGATCGAGCCCACCGTCGCGCTGCCGTTCTCCCCCGACAACGCCGTCGGCACGCACCAGTTGCAGCACCTGCTGCGCCACTGGGACGAGTACGAGGGCCGTGCGGACCTGATGACCGGGGTGGCGCCGCTGGCCCGGCGGGCCGACGCGAACGGCGAGATCCCGGTCGACCAGGTCTTCATCGGCTCCTGCACCAACGGGCATCTGGAGGACCTGCGGGTCGTCGCGGACGTCCTGCGGGGCAAGCGCGTCAAGGAGGGGGTGCGGACCATCGTCATCCCGGCCTCCCAGAAGGCCTACCGGGCGGCGATGAAGGAGGGCCTCATCGACGTGCTGCTGGAGGCCGGCTGCTACGTGGAGTCCTCCAGCTGCGGGCCCTGCATCGGCATCAAGTCCGGTGTGCTCGGCAAGGGCGAGGTCGCGATCTTCACCTCCAACCGCAACTTCCGCGGCCGCTGCGGCGACGTGGACGCCAGTGTCGTCCTGGCCAGTCCCGCCATCGCGGCGCGGGCGGCGCTGACCGGCATGCTCGCCCCCATCGGCGACCGCGGCGACTACTACGCCGACGAGGCAGCGGTGCGCGCCGGTATCGAGGAGCTGTTCGCGCTCCACGCGGCGCGCGAGGGACGGGCGCCCCTGGCCGACTCGGCGGACGATGCGCCCAAGGCGGCGCCGGACCCGGCCGCGGCGGCCGGCACCGGAAGCCTGGCCTGGGTCTTCGGCGACCACATCAACACCGATGTGATCCTGCCGGGCGTCTTCTGCCAGATACCCGACCCGGCCGAGTACAAGAAGCACATCATGGCCCACGCGGGCAACCAGCCGTTCCTGGACCACTACGCGGCCGCCGGGCACGACCTGAGCGGCTCGGTGATCGTCGGCGGGATGAACTTCGGCTGCGGCTCCTCCCGGGAGAACGCCCCCATGGGCATCAAGGCCTCGGGCGCGCCCTTCGTCGTCGCGCACAGCTTCGCGCGGATCTTCTTCCGCAACGCCCTCAACATCGGCCTGCGGCTGGTCGAGGTCGGGGACTTCGCGTACGAGATCCGGGAGGGCGACCGGCTGGTCGTCGACGACGAGCGCGGCGAACTGGTCAACGTGACCCGGGGCACCTCCGCACCGATCACCCCGCCCTCCGCGTTCGAGCGCGAGCTGCTGACCGCGGGCGGCCTCGTGGCGTACGCCGGGGAGCAGGTCCGGGCGGAGGCGTCGGCCGGATGA
- a CDS encoding class I SAM-dependent methyltransferase yields MSTEQAQAQAQEQASDRDSSAWFEDQAFWNDFYPHLFSPERAAQAVRIVEGSPLFRFPAGSRVLDLCCGPGLFTVPLARAGHAVTGVDLSAPLLSRARTHCREAGVEARFVEAEMLGFAEPGAFDAVVNMFTSFGYYDRHEDNVQVLRNTHASLAPGGTLLIDVVGKEILARLDERVSLSERDGKVLVQRDTVLDDWTRLRSDWYSIEGSRAATGSMTLFLYSAGELRDMLGAAGFTDVRFHGDYDGGPYDHRAERLIAVATKGVDVRGN; encoded by the coding sequence ATGAGCACGGAGCAGGCACAGGCACAGGCACAGGAACAGGCATCGGATCGGGACTCCTCCGCCTGGTTCGAGGACCAGGCGTTCTGGAACGACTTCTATCCGCACCTCTTCTCCCCGGAGCGTGCCGCGCAGGCGGTGCGCATCGTGGAAGGGTCCCCGCTGTTCCGCTTCCCGGCCGGTTCGCGCGTGCTCGACCTGTGCTGCGGGCCGGGCCTGTTCACCGTGCCGCTGGCCCGCGCGGGCCACGCGGTCACCGGGGTGGACCTCAGCGCCCCGCTGCTCTCGCGCGCCCGGACGCACTGCCGGGAGGCCGGCGTCGAGGCCCGGTTCGTGGAGGCGGAGATGCTCGGCTTCGCCGAGCCGGGGGCGTTCGACGCCGTCGTCAACATGTTCACGTCGTTCGGGTACTACGACCGGCACGAGGACAACGTGCAGGTGCTGCGCAACACCCACGCCAGCCTCGCGCCGGGCGGGACCCTGCTGATCGACGTCGTCGGCAAGGAGATCCTCGCGAGGCTGGACGAGCGCGTGTCCCTCTCCGAGCGGGACGGGAAGGTGCTCGTGCAGCGCGACACGGTGCTCGACGACTGGACCCGGCTGCGCAGCGACTGGTACTCGATCGAGGGTTCGCGCGCGGCGACCGGTTCGATGACGCTGTTCCTCTACAGCGCCGGCGAGCTGCGGGACATGCTGGGGGCCGCCGGTTTCACCGACGTGCGGTTCCACGGGGACTACGACGGCGGGCCCTACGACCACCGGGCCGAGCGCCTGATCGCGGTCGCCACGAAGGGCGTGGACGTCCGTGGGAACTGA
- a CDS encoding MFS transporter, which translates to MSVDGTRAPTLRDPLRHRNFRCLAGGRMATYFANAMAPIVLSFAVLDLTGSLIDLGIVVGARSVANVALLLFGGVIADRLPRRLVLQGSSVAAGLAQAVIAASVLLGFASIPVLVVISVINGMVSAVSLPAAAALVPQTVPSDMIRPANALVRMAVNAGMVLGASTGGIVVGFAGPGWGIAVNAAVFLLAGLSFAGLRVAKAPAAAGGPARPLAELREGWSEFTSRSWVWVVVLQFLVINAVVAGGLQVLGPTLADQSFGRTTWGLLLAAQTAGAFAGGIIAARTQPRHALRIGAAVGAFEAVPLLALATTSHTALLLVAMFINGVALEQLAVAWDVSLQENIPPERLARVYSYDALGSFVAIPIGEVAAGPIALHVGIDTTLVAGAVLVVTATGLALCSAGVRGLTVRPSAPRLPAGDAAA; encoded by the coding sequence GTGAGCGTCGACGGCACCCGGGCACCCACGCTGCGCGACCCGCTGCGGCACCGGAACTTCCGCTGCCTGGCGGGCGGCCGCATGGCCACGTACTTCGCCAACGCCATGGCCCCGATCGTGCTCTCCTTCGCGGTGCTCGACCTGACGGGCTCGCTGATCGACCTGGGGATCGTCGTCGGGGCGCGGTCGGTGGCCAATGTGGCGCTGCTGCTGTTCGGCGGCGTGATCGCGGACCGGCTGCCGCGCCGGCTGGTGCTCCAGGGGTCGAGCGTGGCCGCCGGGCTCGCCCAGGCGGTGATCGCGGCGAGCGTGCTGCTGGGCTTCGCGTCGATCCCGGTCCTGGTCGTCATCAGCGTCATCAACGGGATGGTGTCGGCGGTCTCGCTGCCCGCGGCCGCCGCCCTCGTACCGCAGACCGTGCCGTCCGACATGATCCGGCCCGCCAACGCGCTGGTCCGGATGGCCGTGAACGCGGGCATGGTGCTCGGTGCCTCGACCGGCGGGATCGTCGTCGGCTTCGCGGGACCGGGCTGGGGCATCGCCGTCAACGCGGCGGTCTTCCTGCTGGCGGGGCTGAGCTTCGCCGGACTGCGGGTGGCGAAGGCGCCGGCGGCGGCGGGCGGACCGGCCCGGCCGCTGGCCGAACTGCGGGAGGGCTGGTCGGAGTTCACCTCCCGTTCCTGGGTGTGGGTCGTGGTGCTCCAGTTCCTGGTCATCAACGCGGTGGTCGCCGGCGGACTGCAGGTCCTCGGGCCCACCCTCGCCGACCAGTCCTTCGGCCGGACCACCTGGGGGCTGCTGCTCGCCGCACAGACGGCGGGCGCGTTCGCGGGCGGCATCATCGCGGCCCGCACCCAGCCCCGGCACGCCCTGCGGATCGGGGCGGCCGTCGGCGCGTTCGAGGCGGTGCCGCTGCTCGCCCTCGCGACCACCTCGCACACGGCGCTGCTGCTGGTCGCGATGTTCATCAACGGTGTGGCGCTCGAACAACTCGCGGTCGCCTGGGACGTGTCCCTCCAGGAGAACATTCCTCCCGAGCGACTCGCCCGCGTGTACTCCTACGACGCGCTCGGCTCGTTCGTGGCCATCCCGATCGGCGAGGTGGCGGCCGGCCCGATCGCGCTCCACGTGGGCATCGACACCACGCTGGTGGCCGGTGCCGTACTGGTCGTCACGGCCACCGGCCTCGCGCTGTGCAGCGCCGGCGTGCGCGGCCTGACCGTCAGACCCTCCGCACCTCGGCTGCCGGCCGGGGACGCGGCCGCATGA
- a CDS encoding GNAT family N-acetyltransferase, which translates to MSTLEFETGPAKPEEAQAVAEAVTTLLRELRQDDTHTIPGLDGAVDAAIAGRDGSGVLVARDGQGRVVGVLGYTTQTALRLAAPYRHVQELWVEPALRSRGVAALLLEALDGLCAADGVRRVEVCLPGEQFPSFPRTRAFYERSGFRVIGPRVIKDLS; encoded by the coding sequence ATGAGCACGCTCGAATTCGAGACCGGTCCGGCGAAGCCGGAGGAGGCACAGGCCGTCGCCGAGGCGGTCACCACCCTCCTGCGGGAGCTGCGCCAGGACGACACCCACACGATCCCCGGGCTGGACGGAGCCGTGGACGCGGCCATCGCCGGCCGGGACGGCTCCGGGGTGCTGGTCGCACGGGACGGACAGGGCCGCGTGGTCGGCGTACTGGGGTACACGACCCAGACCGCCCTGCGGCTCGCCGCGCCGTACCGGCACGTCCAGGAGCTGTGGGTGGAGCCGGCGCTGCGTTCCCGCGGCGTCGCCGCCCTGCTGCTGGAGGCCCTCGACGGGCTGTGCGCCGCCGACGGGGTCCGGCGGGTCGAAGTCTGCCTGCCCGGCGAGCAGTTCCCCTCCTTCCCGCGGACCCGGGCGTTCTACGAGCGCTCCGGTTTCCGCGTCATCGGCCCGCGCGTGATCAAGGATCTGTCATGA